Proteins encoded in a region of the Chelonoidis abingdonii isolate Lonesome George chromosome 2, CheloAbing_2.0, whole genome shotgun sequence genome:
- the CATSPERQ gene encoding cation channel sperm-associated auxiliary subunit TMEM249 — MLRGAFMLWNLCFFDVERSLARRLQQNTHYPFQVQQPNVFVMEYYKDTLWKGALVFLICVLGGVFYFKSEKVGEPVAGPRLCPRAPQLGPSHSLPGPQGLVLGQAKGVVPIPTIGLLPQPGSQDQQVSLAPAPSPPCSSLALGLGSRVRPLQVSQDYFGFFVYGTLVGFWLLLSSMHKRHLVINHVQGCYQIYIKRRLWEEGPLHQIYVRLTAQTDGTAPARGESPPCPHGTLVPHWLPLACPAAYGKCFYSLIINGHGLEVLALASLSDKYEHMEFLGRRIARRLKLNYFDYLDVSTRHVIRHRPPLERDEELQV, encoded by the exons ATGCTGCGAGGCGCTTTCATGCTCTGGAACCTCTGCTTCTTTGATGTGGAGAGGAGCCTGGCAcgcaggctgcagcagaacacGCATTACCCCTTCCAAGTGCAGCAGCCCAATG TGTTCGTCATGGAGTATTACAAGGACACGCTGTGGAAGGGGGCCCTGGTCTTCCTGATCTGTGTCCTGGGTGGTGTCTTCTACTTCAAGAGTGAGAAGGTAGGAGAGCCCGTGGCTGGTCCCAGGCTGtgccccagagccccccagcTGGGCCCCTCACACAGCCTGCCTGGACCCCAGGGGCTGGTACTGGGCCAGGCAAAGGGTGTTGTTCCCATTCCCACCATTGGG CTACTTCCCCAGCCAGGGAGCCAGGACCAGCAGGTgtctctggctccagccccatctccaccctgctcctccctggctctgggtcTTGGCTCCCGGGTCCGTCCTCTGCAGGTCTCCCAGGATTACTTCGGCTTCTTCGTCTACGGGACCCTGGTCGGCTTCTGGCTCCTCCTTAGCTCCATGCACAAGCGGCACCTGGTCATCAACCACGTCCAGGGCTGCTACCAGATCTACATAAAGAGgcggctgtgggaggaggggcccCTGCACCAGATCTACGTCCGGTTGACGGCCCAGACAGATGGTACGGCCCCTGCCCGGGGAGagagccccccctgcccccacgggACTCTCGTCCCTCACTGGCTGCCTCTGGCCTGTCCTGCAGCCTACGGGAAATGCTTCTACAGTCTCATCATCAACGGCCACGGCCTGGAGGTGCTGGCCCTGGCCAGCCTGTCGGACAAGTACGAG CATATGGAGTTCTTGGGCAGGCGGATCGCACGCAGGCTGAAACTCAACTACTTCGACTACCTGGATGTGTCCACGCGCCATGTGATCCGCCACCGGCCCCCGCTGGAGCGGGACGAGGAGCTGCAGGTGTGA